A genome region from Halorussus pelagicus includes the following:
- a CDS encoding CTP synthase encodes MPTEPETDYDPSLGNKFIFVTGGVMSGLGKGITAASTGRLLANAGFDVTAVKVDPYLNVDAGTMNPFQHGEVYVLKDGGEVDLDLGNYERFLDIDMTFDHNVTTGKTYQHVIEKERAGDYLGKTVQIIPHVTDDIKRRIREAAEGHDVCIVEVGGTVGDIEGMPFLEALRQFAHEEDEEDFLLTHVTLVPYSKNGEQKTKPTQHSVKELRSIGLQPDILVGRGEDELDPSTKEKIALFCDVPTDAVFSNPDVKDIYHVPLMVEEEGLDEYVMDRFDLADDALPKDERDNTWRNLVTQDTHGEVDIALVGKYDLEDAYMSVNEALKHAGLEKNVDVNVRWVDSEQMDDDHEQRLREADGVVVPGGFGSRGTEGKIEAVRYARENGVPYLGLCLGFQLAVVEFARNVLGLEGAHSAELEPDTPHPVIDLLPEQYDLEDLGGTMRLGAHETDIESGTVAERIYGGTSCTERHRHRYEVNPEYFEQFEDTDLVFSGQSGNRMEIVELADHPYFVGTQFHPEFRSRPTRASPPFVGLLEAVLDESETDAKNAEEVEA; translated from the coding sequence ATGCCGACAGAACCGGAAACTGATTACGACCCTTCTCTCGGGAACAAGTTCATCTTCGTTACCGGGGGCGTCATGTCGGGACTCGGCAAGGGTATCACCGCCGCCAGCACCGGCCGTCTGCTGGCCAACGCCGGATTCGACGTGACCGCGGTCAAAGTCGATCCCTACCTCAACGTGGACGCGGGGACGATGAACCCCTTCCAGCACGGCGAGGTGTACGTCCTCAAGGACGGTGGCGAGGTGGACCTCGATTTGGGGAACTACGAGCGATTCCTCGACATCGACATGACGTTCGACCACAACGTCACCACGGGCAAGACCTACCAGCACGTCATCGAGAAGGAGCGCGCGGGCGATTATCTGGGCAAGACCGTCCAGATTATTCCCCACGTCACCGACGACATCAAGCGCCGGATTCGGGAGGCCGCCGAGGGCCACGACGTGTGCATCGTGGAGGTCGGCGGTACGGTGGGCGACATTGAGGGAATGCCGTTCCTCGAAGCCCTCCGGCAGTTCGCCCACGAGGAAGACGAGGAGGACTTCCTGCTGACGCACGTCACGCTCGTTCCTTACTCGAAGAACGGCGAGCAGAAGACCAAGCCGACCCAACACTCCGTGAAGGAACTGCGCTCCATCGGACTCCAACCGGACATTCTGGTCGGGCGCGGCGAGGACGAACTCGACCCCTCGACCAAGGAGAAAATCGCGCTGTTCTGCGACGTACCGACTGACGCCGTCTTCTCGAACCCTGACGTGAAAGATATCTATCACGTCCCGCTGATGGTCGAAGAAGAAGGTCTCGACGAGTACGTGATGGACCGATTCGACCTCGCCGACGACGCGCTTCCGAAGGACGAGCGCGACAATACGTGGCGCAACCTCGTCACTCAAGACACCCACGGCGAAGTGGACATCGCGCTCGTCGGCAAGTACGACCTCGAAGACGCCTACATGTCGGTCAACGAGGCGCTCAAGCACGCCGGACTGGAGAAGAACGTGGACGTGAACGTCCGGTGGGTCGATTCCGAGCAGATGGACGACGACCACGAACAGCGCCTCCGCGAGGCCGACGGCGTCGTCGTCCCCGGCGGATTCGGCTCTCGCGGCACGGAGGGGAAAATCGAGGCCGTTCGGTACGCCCGCGAGAACGGCGTGCCCTACCTCGGTCTCTGTCTTGGCTTCCAACTCGCGGTCGTGGAGTTCGCCCGGAACGTCCTCGGACTGGAGGGCGCACACTCTGCGGAACTCGAACCGGACACGCCCCACCCGGTCATCGACCTCCTACCCGAGCAGTACGACCTCGAAGACCTCGGCGGGACGATGCGACTCGGTGCCCACGAGACCGACATCGAATCCGGAACCGTCGCGGAGCGAATCTACGGCGGCACGTCCTGCACGGAGCGCCACCGCCACCGCTACGAGGTCAACCCCGAATACTTCGAGCAGTTTGAGGACACCGACCTCGTGTTCTCGGGGCAGTCGGGCAACCGCATGGAGATTGTGGAACTGGCCGACCATCCGTACTTCGTCGGCACGCAGTTCCACCCCGAGTTCCGGTCGCGGCCGACCCGCGCAAGTCCGCCGTTCGTCGGCCTGCTTGAGGCCGTGCTGGACGAGTCCGAAACAGACGCGAAAAACGCCGAGGAGGTCGAAGCCTGA
- a CDS encoding S1C family serine protease, with translation MENGPTRRRVLGSLAAVATGSVAGCSSDSPPGSDGPNNGGSETDPARGASETTAADADSVYTRVYRKTSDSVALIRTPSGSQGSGFLYDDRHYVTNYHVIGSADRVSVQFDDALSRVGRVVGRDPRSDLAVVEVDVPDGIASLDLTDSETPIGTRVAVVGSPYGLRGSLTSGIVSGVDRQVASPVGDYRIPNGIQTDAPVNPGNSGGPLVNLSGDVLGVVNSGGGDNIAFAISASLVRRVVPALIADGEYDHPFLGARATTVTELVARANEFPTAEGVLVVDVPAGVPAEGQLRPCTSVKQVEGFRVPVGGDAILAVEGTTIRTEKDLHAYLALEASPGDTLSVEVRRDGGTTTVPVEIGERPELVA, from the coding sequence ATGGAAAACGGACCAACTCGCAGGCGCGTCCTCGGTTCGCTCGCGGCCGTGGCAACGGGTAGCGTCGCGGGCTGTTCGAGCGACTCGCCGCCCGGTTCGGACGGACCGAATAACGGTGGCTCCGAGACCGACCCCGCGCGCGGCGCGTCGGAGACGACCGCCGCCGACGCCGACAGCGTCTACACGCGGGTCTACCGGAAGACCTCTGACTCTGTCGCGCTGATTCGCACGCCGAGCGGGTCGCAAGGGTCGGGGTTCCTCTACGACGACCGCCACTACGTCACTAACTACCACGTCATCGGGTCGGCCGACCGCGTGAGCGTCCAGTTCGACGACGCACTCTCGCGGGTCGGCCGCGTCGTCGGCCGCGACCCCCGGAGCGACCTCGCGGTCGTTGAGGTGGACGTGCCCGACGGCATCGCGTCGCTGGACCTGACTGACTCGGAGACGCCAATCGGCACCCGCGTCGCGGTCGTCGGCAGTCCCTACGGTCTCCGAGGGTCGCTCACCTCCGGCATCGTCAGCGGCGTGGACCGACAGGTGGCGAGTCCCGTCGGCGACTACCGGATTCCCAACGGCATCCAGACCGACGCGCCGGTCAACCCCGGCAACTCCGGCGGGCCGCTCGTGAACCTCTCGGGCGACGTATTGGGCGTCGTCAACTCCGGGGGCGGCGACAACATCGCGTTCGCTATCTCCGCGTCGCTGGTGCGCCGGGTGGTCCCGGCGCTCATCGCCGACGGCGAGTACGACCACCCGTTCCTCGGCGCGCGCGCGACGACGGTCACGGAACTGGTCGCGCGAGCGAACGAGTTCCCCACCGCCGAGGGCGTTCTCGTGGTGGACGTTCCGGCGGGCGTCCCGGCCGAGGGGCAACTTCGGCCCTGTACGAGCGTCAAGCAGGTTGAGGGATTCCGCGTCCCGGTCGGCGGCGACGCCATTCTTGCCGTCGAGGGAACGACGATTCGAACCGAGAAGGACCTCCACGCATACCTCGCGCTGGAAGCGAGTCCGGGCGACACGCTGTCGGTCGAGGTCCGGCGCGACGGCGGGACGACGACCGTTCCGGTCGAAATCGGCGAGCGTCCGGAACTGGTCGCGTAA
- a CDS encoding alpha/beta hydrolase, with translation MHSEDLPIPGGRDVRATLDTPDADANADLAASPPDETKAHSASRIVVACPPHPQHRGHRGDKRLTAVSEALVESGIACLRFDYDDWDEGYGEREDARNALRWARERYDRVGVFGFSFGGAMATLAAATTDPQPDAVSLLAPASRLAEDLDAAEALADVEGPVQVVYGTRDDTADWRPLVERAKELECETVEMSADHFFVGQHAKVADAVGAFLVEQLG, from the coding sequence ATGCACTCCGAGGACCTGCCGATTCCCGGCGGCCGCGACGTGCGCGCGACCCTCGACACGCCCGACGCCGACGCGAACGCCGACCTCGCGGCTTCGCCGCCCGACGAGACCAAGGCGCACAGCGCCTCGCGGATAGTCGTCGCCTGCCCGCCTCATCCACAGCACCGCGGCCACCGCGGCGACAAGCGCCTGACCGCCGTCAGCGAAGCCCTCGTCGAGTCCGGAATCGCCTGCCTGCGGTTCGACTACGACGACTGGGACGAGGGGTATGGCGAGCGCGAGGACGCCCGCAACGCCCTGCGGTGGGCGCGCGAGCGGTACGACCGCGTGGGCGTCTTCGGGTTCAGTTTCGGCGGCGCGATGGCGACCCTCGCGGCCGCGACAACCGACCCCCAACCGGACGCCGTCTCTCTGCTCGCGCCCGCCTCACGGTTGGCCGAGGACTTGGACGCCGCCGAGGCGCTAGCAGACGTAGAAGGACCGGTGCAGGTCGTCTACGGCACGCGAGACGACACGGCCGACTGGCGGCCGCTGGTCGAGCGCGCGAAAGAGTTAGAGTGCGAGACCGTGGAGATGAGCGCCGACCACTTCTTCGTCGGCCAGCACGCGAAGGTGGCCGACGCCGTCGGCGCGTTTCTGGTCGAACAGCTCGGGTAA
- the guaA gene encoding glutamine-hydrolyzing GMP synthase: MVNTEEFIDEKIAEIREQVGDANAVIALSGGVDSSTAAALAYEAVGDQLTPVYVDTGLMRKGETDEIRETFDYMDSLRIVDAKDRFLDVLAGVTDPEKKRHAIGEQFIREFETVAEETDAQFLVQGTIYPDRIESEGTIKSHHNVGGLPDVVDFEGIVEPMRDLYKDEVREVARELDLEEIIAERMPFPGPGLAVRILGEVTDEKLEVAREATHVVEEELEEYDPWQAFAAVLGKATGVKGDNRVHGYVVSVRSVESRDGMTARAQEIDWETLQRIQSRITGQNDNVSRVVYDVTHKPPATIEYE, translated from the coding sequence ATGGTCAACACAGAGGAATTCATCGACGAGAAGATCGCAGAGATTCGTGAACAGGTCGGCGACGCCAACGCCGTCATCGCGCTGTCGGGCGGCGTCGATTCTTCGACGGCCGCCGCGCTGGCCTACGAGGCCGTCGGCGACCAACTCACCCCGGTCTACGTCGATACCGGCCTGATGCGAAAGGGCGAGACCGACGAGATTCGGGAGACGTTCGACTACATGGACAGTCTCCGCATCGTGGACGCGAAAGACCGCTTCCTCGACGTACTCGCGGGCGTCACCGACCCCGAGAAGAAGCGCCACGCCATCGGTGAGCAGTTCATTCGGGAGTTCGAGACGGTCGCCGAGGAGACCGATGCCCAGTTCCTCGTGCAGGGGACCATCTACCCCGACCGCATCGAGAGCGAGGGCACCATCAAGTCCCACCACAACGTCGGCGGCCTGCCCGACGTGGTGGACTTCGAGGGCATCGTCGAACCGATGCGCGACCTCTACAAGGACGAGGTCCGAGAAGTCGCCCGCGAACTCGACCTCGAAGAGATTATCGCCGAGCGCATGCCGTTCCCCGGTCCGGGTCTCGCGGTCCGCATCCTCGGAGAGGTCACCGACGAGAAGTTGGAGGTCGCCCGCGAGGCGACTCACGTCGTCGAAGAGGAACTGGAAGAGTACGACCCGTGGCAGGCGTTCGCCGCGGTCCTCGGCAAGGCAACCGGCGTCAAGGGCGACAACCGCGTCCACGGCTACGTGGTCTCGGTACGCTCGGTCGAGAGTCGAGACGGCATGACCGCGCGCGCCCAAGAAATCGACTGGGAGACGCTTCAGCGCATCCAGAGTCGCATCACGGGACAGAACGACAACGTCTCGCGGGTGGTCTACGACGTGACCCACAAGCCGCCCGCGACCATCGAGTACGAGTGA
- a CDS encoding PspA/IM30 family protein, which yields MGVLSRLSYVVRSKINAVLNRAEDPSETLDYSYEQMRDELQEVKQGIADLTTQKKRLEMQKRRLEENVEKHNEQARQAVNQDREDLARRALEKKKQKMNQIEDLEGQIANLQNTQDNLVEKKDQLQNRIEEFRTKKESMKARYEAAEAQTRVSEAMTGAGDEMEDVGRAIERAEERTEDMEARSEAMDELQDSGVFEDALSDKDSLDRELEDVRTSGEVDAELETLKTEMGKGSSGSGESDAEPADLDAADLETEVETETASEDIEAELEDLKDDESS from the coding sequence ATGGGAGTGCTTTCACGCCTGTCGTACGTCGTCCGGTCGAAGATAAACGCCGTGCTGAATCGAGCCGAGGACCCCTCCGAGACACTCGATTACTCCTACGAGCAGATGCGCGACGAGTTACAGGAGGTTAAGCAGGGCATCGCCGACCTGACGACCCAGAAGAAGCGACTCGAAATGCAGAAGCGCCGCCTCGAAGAGAACGTCGAGAAGCACAACGAGCAGGCGCGTCAGGCCGTCAATCAGGACCGCGAGGACCTCGCCCGGCGCGCGCTGGAGAAGAAAAAGCAGAAGATGAACCAGATCGAGGACCTCGAAGGCCAAATCGCCAACCTGCAGAACACGCAGGACAACCTCGTCGAGAAGAAAGACCAGCTCCAAAACCGCATCGAGGAGTTCCGCACGAAGAAAGAGAGCATGAAGGCCCGCTACGAGGCCGCCGAGGCACAGACCCGCGTCTCGGAGGCCATGACGGGCGCTGGCGACGAAATGGAGGACGTTGGCCGCGCCATCGAGCGCGCCGAGGAGCGCACCGAGGACATGGAGGCCCGCTCGGAGGCGATGGACGAGTTGCAGGACTCGGGCGTCTTCGAGGACGCCCTCTCGGACAAGGACAGCCTCGACCGCGAACTCGAAGACGTTCGGACCTCCGGCGAAGTGGACGCCGAACTCGAAACCCTCAAGACCGAGATGGGAAAGGGGTCGAGCGGCTCCGGCGAGTCGGACGCCGAACCTGCCGACCTCGACGCGGCGGACCTCGAAACCGAAGTCGAGACCGAGACCGCGAGCGAGGACATCGAAGCCGAGTTAGAGGACCTCAAAGACGACGAGAGTAGCTAA
- a CDS encoding zinc-binding dehydrogenase, with amino-acid sequence MKAVQFSDHGDRSVIDYGEFPDPTPDRGEVLVDVKAGALNHLDVWTRRGLPGLNLDMPHIPGSDGAGIVLEVGEDVTRFEPGDRVALSAGVSCGKCEFCRDGEYTMCVNFHVVGEHVRGVHSERAAIHEDNLVEVPAGVDFETAAAAPLVFQTAWRMLLNRGDLSPGEDVLVLGASGGVGHAAVQIADYAGANVYATASTDEKLAYAEEVGADHTINYEDDDFAAEIRELTGKRGVDVVVDHVGAATWRDSLSSLAKGGRVLTCGATTGGTPETDINRIFWNQLQVIGSTMANPGEVDDVLELVWDGTFEPRIREVLPMSETARAHEMLEEREGFGKVVVVPDSEYNK; translated from the coding sequence ATGAAGGCCGTCCAGTTCAGCGACCACGGGGACCGGAGCGTCATCGACTACGGCGAGTTCCCGGACCCGACGCCGGACCGCGGCGAGGTACTGGTAGACGTGAAGGCGGGCGCGCTCAATCACCTCGACGTGTGGACGCGCCGGGGGTTGCCGGGGTTGAACCTCGACATGCCCCACATTCCGGGGAGCGACGGCGCGGGCATCGTCCTCGAAGTTGGCGAGGACGTGACCCGGTTCGAACCGGGCGATCGCGTGGCGCTCTCGGCGGGCGTCTCCTGCGGGAAGTGTGAGTTCTGCCGCGACGGCGAGTACACGATGTGCGTGAACTTCCACGTCGTCGGCGAACACGTCCGGGGCGTCCACAGCGAGCGCGCCGCGATTCACGAGGACAACCTCGTCGAAGTGCCCGCTGGCGTCGATTTCGAGACCGCCGCGGCCGCGCCGCTGGTCTTCCAGACCGCGTGGCGGATGCTTCTGAATCGCGGTGACCTCTCGCCCGGCGAGGACGTGTTGGTTCTGGGGGCCTCGGGCGGCGTCGGCCACGCCGCGGTCCAAATCGCCGACTACGCCGGGGCGAACGTCTACGCCACCGCATCGACCGACGAGAAGTTGGCGTACGCCGAGGAGGTCGGTGCCGACCACACCATCAACTACGAGGACGACGACTTCGCGGCCGAGATTCGGGAGTTGACCGGCAAGCGGGGCGTGGACGTGGTAGTCGATCACGTCGGCGCGGCGACGTGGCGCGACTCGCTGTCGAGTCTCGCCAAGGGCGGCCGGGTGCTGACCTGCGGCGCGACCACGGGCGGCACCCCCGAGACGGACATCAACCGCATCTTCTGGAACCAGTTGCAGGTTATCGGGTCCACGATGGCGAACCCCGGCGAGGTTGACGACGTGTTGGAACTCGTCTGGGACGGCACCTTCGAACCCCGAATCCGGGAGGTGCTTCCGATGAGCGAGACGGCCCGCGCCCACGAGATGCTCGAAGAGCGCGAAGGCTTCGGAAAAGTTGTTGTCGTCCCCGACAGCGAGTACAACAAATGA
- a CDS encoding desampylase, translated as MPTLRIPKSVREDVLARAREGVPKEICGILAGKRDRGTHRVESHHPAENVAATPQTRYEIDPREQLDLMESIEEDGHEVVGFYHSHPRGPDEPSATDAAQATWPGRSYLIVSLATPEDPAVTSWRWTGDEFAREDVRVVNGR; from the coding sequence GTGCCGACACTCCGTATCCCCAAGTCGGTCCGCGAGGACGTTCTCGCTCGCGCACGCGAGGGCGTGCCCAAGGAAATCTGTGGCATTCTCGCCGGAAAGCGCGACCGAGGTACCCATCGCGTCGAGAGCCACCACCCCGCCGAGAACGTCGCCGCGACGCCGCAAACGCGGTACGAAATCGACCCGCGCGAACAACTCGACCTGATGGAGAGTATCGAGGAGGACGGGCACGAGGTGGTCGGGTTCTACCACTCACACCCCCGCGGCCCGGACGAACCGAGCGCGACCGACGCCGCGCAGGCGACGTGGCCCGGTCGGTCGTATCTCATCGTCTCGCTGGCAACGCCGGAGGACCCCGCCGTGACCTCGTGGCGGTGGACCGGCGACGAGTTCGCGCGGGAGGACGTGCGGGTGGTCAACGGAAGGTGA
- a CDS encoding DUF7126 family protein, translating to MKAILLGPDRDGLGDALETEGVELTRIEDSPNRPALEAAGITDADTLVLTETAGATAIPVAKDLTDDLHVVVYTDDDLPDFARGQADLIVDPQLLSAEAVAEELAA from the coding sequence ATGAAGGCAATTCTTCTCGGTCCCGACCGAGACGGACTGGGCGACGCGCTCGAAACCGAGGGCGTCGAACTGACCCGCATCGAGGACTCCCCGAACCGTCCCGCGCTCGAAGCGGCCGGAATCACCGACGCCGACACGCTGGTCCTGACCGAGACGGCGGGCGCGACGGCCATCCCGGTCGCCAAGGACCTCACCGACGACCTGCACGTCGTCGTCTACACCGACGACGACCTGCCGGACTTCGCCCGCGGACAGGCCGACCTCATCGTGGACCCGCAACTGCTGTCGGCGGAAGCCGTCGCCGAGGAACTGGCGGCCTGA
- a CDS encoding class I SAM-dependent methyltransferase, whose protein sequence is MSDRDAVRRAYDEMAETYAAERSERGRGVEILTAFLDSLPENPRVLDAGCGQGTPVLRRVAESGDPVGLDFSREQLGLAYETVPGAPLVRGDMTALPLEADAFDAVTAFHSLIHVPSGDHETVLAEFARVVRPGGRVLLTEGIEEWSGANPDWLDSGVEMRWDIAGVEETKNQLERAGFTVEDEWRVTDELADDEVEKPFLEARLEG, encoded by the coding sequence ATGAGCGACCGAGACGCGGTTCGTCGAGCCTACGACGAGATGGCCGAGACCTACGCCGCCGAGCGCTCCGAGCGGGGTCGTGGAGTGGAGATTCTGACGGCGTTTCTGGACTCGCTTCCGGAGAACCCCCGCGTCCTCGACGCCGGATGCGGACAGGGAACGCCGGTTCTCCGCCGAGTCGCCGAGTCGGGCGACCCGGTGGGTCTCGACTTCTCGCGCGAGCAGTTGGGACTCGCGTACGAAACCGTCCCCGGCGCACCGCTCGTCCGGGGCGACATGACCGCGCTCCCCCTCGAAGCGGACGCGTTCGACGCCGTGACCGCCTTCCACTCGTTGATTCACGTCCCCTCGGGCGACCACGAGACGGTCCTCGCGGAGTTCGCGCGCGTCGTCCGACCCGGCGGGCGCGTCCTTCTGACAGAGGGTATCGAGGAGTGGTCCGGGGCGAATCCGGATTGGCTCGACAGCGGCGTCGAGATGCGATGGGACATCGCCGGGGTCGAGGAGACGAAAAATCAATTGGAACGCGCCGGGTTCACGGTCGAAGACGAGTGGCGCGTTACCGACGAACTGGCCGACGACGAGGTTGAAAAACCGTTTCTCGAAGCGCGGTTAGAAGGGTGA
- a CDS encoding NUDIX hydrolase, translating into MSADDTAADAAAPTSEERHENARQHVVAVDADDEEQDTVNRLDAHTGDGIRHRAFTTLVFDGDGNILLAQRAPDKRLWGTWWDGTVASHPVQGQTQEEATRQRLDEELGISPDQYDDLRVTDRFEYKRYFENAGVEHEVCAVLKVTLDDLSLNPDEEEVAGVMWVPYERLHEHPEWYRQLRLCPWFEIAMRRDFE; encoded by the coding sequence ATGAGCGCCGACGATACGGCGGCCGACGCCGCCGCGCCGACTTCCGAGGAGCGACACGAGAACGCACGCCAGCACGTCGTCGCGGTCGATGCCGACGACGAGGAACAGGATACCGTCAACCGACTCGACGCCCACACGGGCGACGGCATCCGCCACCGGGCGTTCACCACGCTGGTCTTCGACGGCGACGGCAACATCCTGCTGGCCCAGCGCGCGCCTGACAAGCGCCTCTGGGGGACATGGTGGGACGGCACCGTGGCTTCCCACCCGGTGCAGGGCCAGACACAGGAGGAAGCGACTCGCCAGCGCCTCGACGAGGAGTTGGGCATCTCGCCCGACCAGTACGACGACCTGCGCGTGACCGACCGCTTCGAGTACAAGCGATACTTCGAGAACGCGGGCGTCGAACACGAGGTCTGTGCCGTGCTGAAGGTGACGCTGGACGACCTCTCGCTCAACCCCGACGAGGAGGAGGTCGCGGGCGTGATGTGGGTCCCCTACGAGCGCCTCCACGAGCATCCGGAGTGGTACCGCCAACTCCGACTCTGCCCGTGGTTCGAAATCGCAATGCGGCGGGACTTCGAGTAG
- a CDS encoding MogA/MoaB family molybdenum cofactor biosynthesis protein, producing MVDFQSRDTRRHDDEDEQSGESDTDQESDPPTDETDRAHDDNADDDHSHDHHAHDVDTLGAAVVTVSSSRSLSEDPSGDVIVAGLEDAGHSVVSRDLIGDGFDGVQGSVNALAKRDDVDVVVTTGGTGVTPDDVTIEAVKQLFDKELPGFGELFRLLSHDEIGTKVVGTRATAGVVNGAVVFCLPGSENAAKLGVEEIIVEEATHLAGLAGRKE from the coding sequence ATGGTCGATTTCCAGTCACGCGACACGCGGCGACACGACGACGAGGACGAGCAGTCGGGCGAGAGCGACACCGACCAAGAGAGCGACCCGCCGACGGACGAGACCGACCGCGCCCACGACGACAACGCTGACGACGACCATTCCCACGACCATCACGCTCACGACGTGGACACCCTCGGGGCGGCGGTCGTGACGGTGTCGTCCTCGCGGAGTCTCTCCGAGGACCCTTCGGGCGACGTTATCGTCGCGGGCCTCGAAGACGCGGGCCACAGCGTCGTGAGTCGGGACCTCATCGGCGACGGCTTCGACGGCGTGCAGGGGTCGGTGAACGCGCTGGCCAAGCGCGACGACGTGGACGTGGTCGTGACGACCGGCGGGACCGGCGTGACGCCCGACGACGTGACCATCGAGGCCGTCAAGCAACTGTTCGACAAGGAACTGCCTGGATTCGGCGAACTGTTCCGCCTGCTCTCCCACGACGAAATCGGCACCAAGGTCGTCGGCACGCGCGCGACGGCGGGCGTCGTGAACGGCGCGGTCGTCTTCTGCTTGCCGGGGAGCGAGAACGCCGCGAAACTGGGCGTCGAGGAGATAATCGTCGAAGAGGCCACGCATCTGGCCGGACTGGCCGGACGCAAAGAGTAG